GACGCATGGGCCACGTGATACTTGCGTTCGAAATGAAAATCCCTGCGCACACCGGCGACAAGGTCCGCCCACCAGCGGAAGAGATCGATGTCGCAGGCATAATTCATCATGTCCAGAGTGAAGCCGCCCGGCGGACGCACATTGATTTCCAGGGCATAAAACTCCTCCGCATCCTTACGAAAGAATTCGATATGAAAAAAGCGCTCCCGAACCTTGAAAGCCTCCACCGCCTTTCTCCCCAATTCTTCCAGGCGCGGAGGAATCTCACGCAGTGAGTAGTAATGCATGGGACCGCGCTCGCTGACAATTTCCATGATCCCGCCGGAAAAGCGGTTCACCGTCCAGAAGACGATTTCACCATCACGATTTGTCAGACCGTCGAAGCTCAGAAGGTCGCCGGTCAGTATCGATTCGACCATGTATCCGTCCGGAAGGTTGTGAAGGGCGCCATTGAGCTCTTCTTCGCTGGAAACCTTGAATGTGCCCGCCGCTCCTACCCCCTGATCCGGTTTGAAGATGACGGGGTAGCCGTATTGTTTGACGAAGCGCCGAACGCTCTGCTCGTCCGTTGCAAGAATGCCCCCGGCACAGGGGATACCGGATTCCACGAACCGCCTTTTCATCCCCATCTTATGGCGGTTGACTTCGAGGTCACCCGGTTTTTGCCCGAAGACATTGAAATCTTCACGTAAACGGGCGTCCACGTCCAGCCAGAACTCCGTGTGGGATTCAATGCGATCGATCTTTCCGTACTTGTGCGTGAAAAAACCGCAGGCCCGAAGCATGGCATCATAGTCCATCATGGTAGGGACGCGGTAGTACTCCGTCAGAGCTTCCCGGAGCTCGGGACGCAGATCGTCCCACGGAGCGTCGCCGATGCCCAAAACGTTTACCCCCGCCTGTCGAAGAGAGGTGCAGAACAGGAAA
This region of Desulforhabdus amnigena genomic DNA includes:
- a CDS encoding ATP-grasp domain-containing protein, which translates into the protein MNVVFISPNFPPTYFLFCTSLRQAGVNVLGIGDAPWDDLRPELREALTEYYRVPTMMDYDAMLRACGFFTHKYGKIDRIESHTEFWLDVDARLREDFNVFGQKPGDLEVNRHKMGMKRRFVESGIPCAGGILATDEQSVRRFVKQYGYPVIFKPDQGVGAAGTFKVSSEEELNGALHNLPDGYMVESILTGDLLSFDGLTNRDGEIVFWTVNRFSGGIMEIVSERGPMHYYSLREIPPRLEELGRKAVEAFKVRERFFHIEFFRKDAEEFYALEINVRPPGGFTLDMMNYACDIDLFRWWADLVAGVRRDFHFERKYHVAHASRRHGVNYRWSHEELLASLGPMVVAHRDVPDALSDAMGNYAYLLRTPELNPLLEAIRKVEETV